The Dethiosulfovibrio peptidovorans DSM 11002 genome has a window encoding:
- a CDS encoding acyltransferase — translation MIDSPCPESSTIGQNVVIEKDVRIGENVRIGHNVVIRSGVHIGDGSIILDGAILGKCPAKAGLSATTGEAVELPPLVLGKSVTVGACCVIYRGAEIGNSVFFGDCATVREDVTIGELTIIGRGATVENKTTIGKRCKIESNAYITAMSTVEDYCFVAPCVAFSNDNYLGRTEERKKHFAGPVLRKGARIGANATLLPGVEIGKDALVAAGAVVTKNVPSETVVAGCPAKEMKPVPEDQLIENQTYYEG, via the coding sequence ATGATAGACAGCCCTTGCCCCGAAAGCTCCACGATCGGGCAGAACGTGGTTATAGAGAAAGACGTTCGTATAGGTGAAAACGTCCGGATCGGCCACAACGTGGTCATAAGATCCGGCGTTCATATAGGCGACGGCTCCATCATCCTGGACGGAGCCATACTGGGCAAATGCCCCGCCAAGGCGGGCCTCTCCGCTACGACCGGAGAGGCCGTGGAACTTCCCCCTCTGGTACTCGGCAAATCTGTAACGGTAGGGGCCTGCTGCGTGATCTACCGAGGGGCCGAAATTGGAAATTCCGTCTTCTTCGGCGACTGTGCCACCGTCCGAGAGGATGTAACCATCGGCGAACTCACCATAATCGGCAGAGGCGCCACAGTGGAGAACAAGACCACCATCGGCAAAAGATGCAAAATAGAGAGCAACGCCTACATAACCGCCATGAGCACCGTGGAGGACTACTGCTTCGTAGCCCCCTGCGTGGCCTTCTCCAACGACAACTACCTGGGCCGCACCGAAGAGCGTAAAAAACACTTCGCCGGACCGGTCCTCCGAAAAGGGGCCAGAATAGGGGCCAACGCCACCTTGCTTCCCGGAGTGGAAATAGGCAAAGATGCCCTCGTCGCTGCTGGAGCGGTGGTCACCAAAAACGTTCCATCCGAAACGGTGGTAGCAGGATGCCCCGCCAAAGAAATGAAACCGGTACCGGAAGATCAGCTCATAGAAAACCAGACATATTACGAAGGATAA